A genomic region of Eucalyptus grandis isolate ANBG69807.140 chromosome 5, ASM1654582v1, whole genome shotgun sequence contains the following coding sequences:
- the LOC104443072 gene encoding putative germin-like protein 2-1, translating to MANGVALACFLGLFLAFAAADHSPLQDFCVAQAGGSVFVNGMACKDPKTVKANDFSFSGLHLPGNMSNPVGSRVTPVTVAQLPGLNTLGISAARIDIAPWGINPPHIHPRATEILLVLEGTLEVGFITSNPDNRLISKVLQKGDVFVFPQGLVHFQRNTGFGNAVAIAALGSQNPGVITIANAVFGSTPDISGDILAKAFQVDKIVVGQIQSKF from the exons ATGGCAAATGGTGTGGCTTTGGCTTGTTTCTTGGGTCTGTTTCTCGCATTCGCAGCGGCAGATCATAGCCCGCTGCAGGATTTCTGTGTCGCTCAAGCTGGCGGTTCGG TGTTTGTGAATGGCATGGCTTGCAAGGATCCCAAAACAGTTAAGGCAAATGACTTCTCCTTCAGCGGGCTCCATCTTCCGGGCAACATGTCGAACCCTGTCGGCTCGAGGGTCACGCCGGTGACTGTGGCTCAGCTACCTGGACTCAACACCCTCGGCATCTCCGCAGCGCGCATCGACATTGCACCGTGGGGAATCAACCCGCCCCACATTCACCCCCGCGCCACCGAGATTTTGCTAGTCTTGGAAGGGACCCTTGAAGTTGGATTCATCACTTCCAACCCCGACAATCGTCTCATCTCCAAGGTCTTGCAGAAGGGCGATGTGTTCGTCTTCCCTCAAGGCCTTGTCCATTTCCAGAGAAATACTGGTTTTGGGAATGCGGTCGCCATCGCAGCTCTCGGTAGCCAAAATCCTGGTGTCATTACAATTGCTAATGCCGTGTTTGGGTCGACGCCTGATATTTCTGGAGACATTCTTGCCAAGGCATTTCAAGTTGATAAAATTGTAGTTGGACAAATTCAATCGAAATTTTAG
- the LOC120293798 gene encoding proton pump-interactor 1-like, with protein sequence MKSQECDFEGDHDGVGAVGYSHTRDNLVEKERQGKAIDERAESAIGERENAGGKVHQFYFVKQHPFENPNLVATDKIVQHRSVIERKRIMKKIERDRLYFSLPNLRYQAQIVGNEDLKLLKLSMDKLCFANKVSICKAIKPGSSVGEIDNLSLHFGMLHGGNNLADERRILRKTKEAEREADPGVSMQQLDQKVRWLRYKKRWGSLSSDEEREVREEIKELELAREEAITSAACKGKMWESMGSKQTIKKEVQLTRGRHSSFNAKFAFVKKELKLVENDLSSLEKELMSIEQIKGDADKFILEWRREQQEANVCYNQHVQLMEAARELAEKKDIEALHVLSTQEVEKFMLRWNGDGRLRRDYERRILASLNERGLSRDGRRRIRNESPIDTQEAQESYTSAAKGGSSSRKPALK encoded by the exons atgaaGTCCCAAGAATGTGACTTCGAGGGTGACCACGACGGCGTTGGTGCTGTTGGTTACTCTCACACACGTGATAATCTTGTTGAAAAGGAGAGACAAGGCAAAGCAATTGATGAGCGAGCTGAAAGTGCGATCGGCGAAAGAGAGAATGCTGGCGGAAAGGTCCATCAGTTCTACTTTGTGAAACAACATCCATTCGAGAACCCGAACTTGGTCGCGACTGACAAGATTGTTCAGCATCGGTCTGTGATCGAGCGAAAGAGGATAATGAAGAAG ATTGAGCGAGACCGATTATACTTCTCGTTGCCCAATTTGAGATACCAGGCCCAAATAGTGGGAAACGAGGACTTGAAGTTGCTGAAATTATCTATGGACAAGCTATGCTTCGCCAACAAAGTGAGCATCTGTAAAGCCATCAAACCGGGCTCTTCAGTAGGCGAGATCGATAATCTG AGCTTGCATTTTGGAATGCTTCATGGAGGCAACAACCTAGCTGATGAAAGGCGGATCTTAAGAAAGACGAAGGAAGCCGAAAGGGAGGCAGATCCAGGCGTGTCCATGCAACAATTGGACCAAAAG GTTCGGTGGTTGCGTTATAAGAAGCGTTGGGGAAGTCTCAGTTCAGATGAGGAAAGGGAGGTCAGGGAAGAGATCAAAGAACTTGAATTGGCAAGGGAGGAGGCCATAACAAGTGCTGCTTGCAAGGGGAAGATGTGGGAATCTATGGGCTCAAAGCAAACCatcaaaaaggaagttcaa CTCACTAGAGGAAGGCACTCGTCGTTCAATGCCAAATTCGCCTTCGTCAAAAAAGAGTTGAAATTGGTCGAAAATGACTTGAGTTCTTTGGAGAAGGAACTGATGTCCATAGAACAAATAAAGGGCGACGCCGACAAATTCATCCTCGAATGGAGGAGAGAGCAACAAGAAGCA AATGTCTGCTACAACCAACATGTTCAACTCATGGAAGCAGCAAGAGAACTTGCTGAGAAAAAAGACATTGAAGCACTTCACGTTTTGTCTACTCAAGAG GTAGAGAAGTTCATGCTTCGATGGAACGGTGACGGACGATTGAGGCGGGACTACGAGAGGAGGATTCTAGCTTCGCTGAACGAGCGAGGGCTGAGCAGGGACGGAAGGAGAAGGATTCGCAACGAGAGCCCGATAGATACCCAGGAGGCTCAGGAAAGCTATACAAGCGCGGCGAAAGGAGGATCTTCGAGCAGAAAACCAGCATTGAAGTAG